The following proteins are co-located in the Corynebacterium kalinowskii genome:
- a CDS encoding biotin/lipoyl-containing protein, giving the protein MKICAPFAGIVRYVVATGDTVTTGDVLAMVETVKLEAPVVAPGPGVVGSLAFEDFADVTGGDALLELGEQ; this is encoded by the coding sequence ATGAAAATCTGCGCTCCCTTCGCCGGAATCGTGCGCTACGTCGTAGCCACCGGCGACACCGTGACCACCGGCGACGTCCTCGCCATGGTGGAAACCGTCAAATTGGAAGCACCCGTAGTCGCTCCCGGCCCTGGTGTGGTCGGCAGCCTTGCTTTCGAGGACTTCGCTGACGTTACCGGCGGCGATGCGCTTCTGGAATTGGGGGAGCAGTGA
- a CDS encoding RsmD family RNA methyltransferase, whose amino-acid sequence MNRIISGEARGRKIKVPPEGTRPTSDRAREGLFSSLQVRFGFEGFHVLDLFAGSGALGLEAASRGAEAVVLVDSSPAACEIMRYNADVVKHPRVQVVEAKASTYLASAPRDYFDMALIDPPYELADESVVEMLHALTPALADGAVVVVERHVESPETAWPEWFVPTTQKLKKRTYGIARMDMAVFHKELVCE is encoded by the coding sequence GTGAATCGCATCATCTCCGGCGAGGCTCGTGGCCGCAAAATCAAAGTGCCACCAGAAGGCACACGCCCGACCTCCGACCGAGCCCGAGAGGGACTGTTTTCCTCCCTGCAGGTTCGCTTTGGTTTCGAAGGCTTCCACGTCCTTGACCTGTTCGCAGGTTCCGGCGCGCTTGGCCTAGAGGCCGCTTCTCGAGGCGCCGAAGCCGTCGTCCTCGTTGATTCTTCCCCCGCTGCCTGCGAGATCATGCGCTACAACGCGGACGTGGTCAAGCACCCGCGCGTCCAGGTGGTCGAAGCCAAAGCCTCCACATACCTCGCGAGCGCGCCACGTGACTACTTCGACATGGCCCTCATCGACCCGCCGTATGAGCTCGCCGACGAGTCCGTGGTCGAGATGCTGCACGCCCTCACGCCCGCGCTTGCAGACGGCGCTGTCGTGGTCGTCGAAAGGCATGTAGAATCGCCTGAAACCGCGTGGCCAGAATGGTTCGTCCCGACCACGCAGAAACTTAAGAAGCGCACCTACGGCATCGCCCGGATGGACATGGCCGTCTTCCACAAGGAGCTTGTATGCGAGTAG
- the coaD gene encoding pantetheine-phosphate adenylyltransferase, with product MRVACPGSFDPITLGHLNIIERSAALYEEVVVLVTYNPSKSGMFNADERVELISSVVSHLSNVTVDTWSGLLVDYTTAHDIPVLVKGLRSSLDYEYELPMAQMNKRLSGVETNFLMTDPELGYISSTLCKEVAKFGGSLDGLLPPVVVDALLARLRQ from the coding sequence ATGCGAGTAGCTTGCCCCGGATCCTTCGACCCGATCACCTTAGGGCACCTCAATATCATTGAGCGCAGCGCAGCCCTGTATGAGGAAGTCGTTGTGCTCGTGACGTACAACCCCAGTAAATCCGGCATGTTCAATGCTGATGAGCGTGTCGAACTGATCAGTTCGGTGGTCTCGCATCTGTCCAACGTGACTGTGGATACCTGGTCCGGGCTCCTCGTCGACTACACCACCGCCCATGACATCCCCGTGCTGGTCAAGGGACTGCGTTCTTCGCTCGACTACGAATACGAGCTGCCGATGGCGCAGATGAACAAGCGCCTTTCCGGGGTCGAGACTAACTTCCTAATGACCGACCCCGAACTCGGCTACATTTCCTCCACGCTGTGCAAAGAAGTGGCCAAGTTTGGTGGATCCCTGGACGGTTTGCTGCCGCCCGTGGTCGTTGATGCCCTGCTAGCGAGGCTTCGTCAATAG